In bacterium YEK0313, one genomic interval encodes:
- the arcA gene encoding Arginase: MTPFQQPRRLSLVGAPVEDGAGVLGAAMGPAALRTAGLAGVLTELGHEVEDRGDLRLGTDLPALAPVAGNAKNVERIAGWSRLIARETEAVLAAGRLPVVLGGDHALSMGSVTGVARHCARTGQPLFVLWLDAHADFNTPETSPSGNMHGMPAAFLCGEPGLDDLFGGEARVLIDPKNLHLFGIRSVDRAERELLRARGIDVVDMRLLDEFGASVLIRRIIDRVRAAGGILHVSLDVDFLDPTLAPGVGTTVPGGATYREAHLVMELLSESGLVGSLDVVELNPFLDERGRSALLLVDLVASLFGRHVIDRRA; encoded by the coding sequence ATGACACCGTTTCAGCAGCCGCGCCGCCTGAGCCTCGTCGGAGCCCCGGTCGAGGACGGGGCCGGGGTGCTCGGCGCGGCCATGGGTCCCGCCGCGCTGCGCACGGCAGGGCTTGCCGGCGTGCTGACCGAGCTCGGCCACGAGGTCGAGGATCGCGGCGATCTTCGGCTCGGGACCGATCTGCCGGCGCTGGCGCCTGTTGCGGGAAACGCCAAGAATGTCGAGCGGATCGCGGGCTGGTCGCGGCTGATCGCGCGCGAGACCGAGGCGGTGCTCGCCGCCGGCCGGCTGCCGGTCGTGCTGGGCGGCGACCACGCCCTCTCCATGGGCTCGGTCACCGGCGTCGCCCGCCATTGCGCGCGGACCGGGCAGCCGCTCTTCGTGCTCTGGCTCGACGCCCATGCCGATTTCAACACACCGGAAACCTCGCCCTCGGGCAATATGCACGGCATGCCCGCCGCGTTCCTGTGCGGCGAGCCCGGCCTCGACGACCTCTTCGGCGGCGAGGCGAGGGTTCTGATCGACCCGAAGAACCTGCATCTCTTCGGCATCCGTTCGGTCGACCGCGCGGAGCGCGAACTGCTCCGGGCGCGCGGCATCGACGTCGTCGACATGCGCCTGCTCGACGAGTTCGGCGCCTCCGTGCTGATCCGCCGGATCATCGACCGGGTGCGCGCGGCCGGCGGCATCCTGCATGTCAGCCTCGACGTCGATTTCCTCGATCCGACGCTCGCGCCGGGCGTCGGCACGACGGTGCCGGGAGGCGCGACCTATCGCGAGGCCCACCTCGTCATGGAACTCCTGTCCGAATCCGGTCTCGTCGGCTCGCTCGACGTGGTGGAGCTGAACCCCTTCCTCGACGAGCGCGGCAGGAGCGCGCTGCTGCTCGTCGATCTCGTGGCGAGCCTGTTCGGGCGCCATGTCATCGACCGGCGAGCCTAG